From the genome of Callithrix jacchus isolate 240 chromosome 7, calJac240_pri, whole genome shotgun sequence, one region includes:
- the LOC128932596 gene encoding uncharacterized protein LOC128932596, protein MGDRRAILEQRGALEAATTPCTHSVTLAPLAQTAVSAPPQVPRTQCHEVLGGIYQSLGESWIVTLSPWQAPRDLESHFADGSSPVAAEAGTGRAYPRLRRAGTTLLRNNADVSTALHCAPSGCYPLSSTTLWPPGSMHLLCARPCYRTCRYKLCLPGPSGET, encoded by the exons ATGGGGGACAGGAGGGCCATCCTGGAGCAAAGAGGGGCCCTGGAAGCGGCCACCACGCCCTGCACACACTCGGTCACTCTAGCTCCACTGG CCCAGACAGCAGTTTCGGCTCCTCCCCAAGTTCCCAGAACCCAGTGCCACGAAGTCCTTGGTGGCATTTATCAGAGCCTTGGAGAATCATGGATTGTCACCCTCTCGCCATGGCAAGCTCCTAGAGACCTGGAATCCCACTTTGCTGATGGCAGCAGCCCCGTGGCAGCAGAGGCCGGCACTGGCCGGGCG TATCCACGTCTTAGAAGGGCAGGAACCACACTTCTAAGGAACAATGCAGATGTCTCCACGGCTCTACACTGTGCTCCCTCCG GTTGTTATCCACTGAGCTCAACAACTCTTTGGCCACCAGGTTCTATGCATCTATTGTGTGCCCGGCCCTGTTACAGGACCTGCAGGTAcaagctctgccttccaggcCCTTCAG GAGaaacctga